Sequence from the Bacillus thuringiensis genome:
AATGCACTATCTTCGTCTACCATCTCACGAAAATATTTTTGGAACGGTTTACTATTCTCGTATAGACGAATTGTTCCATACATCCATGGCATATCTCCAAAAACATCTTTAATTTCACCTATCTCCATATCCTTAAAATACAACTTCATATTTACACCTTCTTATCCATGGATGACAAGGATACCTCATCATATTTTAAAATAGTTATTTTTAACATTTCTTTCTTAAACATATCTTCCCCCTCACAGTCTGAGATACCTTTTTTAAGTTCAAAATATAAACAGAAAAATAGCCGACTCTTTTATAAAAGTCGGCTTTCTTTTTATAACTCGAGCTCTCCCATACGAAGAAGCTCAACAACTGCTTGTGAACGTCCTTTAACTCCTAGCTTTTGCATTGCGTTTGAGATGTGGTTGCGTACTGTTTTTTCACTGATAAAAAGTTCACCCGCAATTTCTTTTGTTGTTTTATCTTGAACCAGCAATTCAAATACTTCTCTCTCTCTCTTTGTGAGTAACGGTTTAGATTGATACGCTTTTTCCTTCAACTGGTATAACCCTCCTTGCTTAAGCCAGAGCTGTGTATGTGTAAGTTGGGTGTTTATTTAGTCAAGATATTGTATGAACGAAATGTGCGGGTGGTGAATGAAAATGGGCTTTATTTCTCATGTTATTTTAGACTTTTATACAGTGCGTTCACTCTTTGTATCCACTTGCTTTTCGGCACGCCATATTTGTTCTAGTAATATGCTGACAACTGTACCTACGAACAAACCATTTCCGAATATATATTGCATAACAGACGGTAAGGATTGGAGCGCTCCAGACGGTAAAAACATAACACCGCTGCCAAATAATACTGCAACGCCTAAAATCGTTACATTCCTTTCATTAAGCTCCACTTGTTTTATATTATTTAACCCAATTCCAATTAACTGTACGAATGAAGCCATTAAAACTGCAGATGCAACAGCGGATGGTAACGATGCTAAGTAACGAATAATACTTGGAAACATCGACATTACGACTAGTAACATACATGCTAGTAAGAACGAGCGTATATATTTTTGTTTTGTTAAGCGAATAAACCCTGCCGTTGCTGGTAATGGAACGACACCTACAGTTGAAAATACGGAAGAAATGATGTGCGAAATTCCTCCAACCCACGTACCATCCTTCAACTGTTTCTGTTCAATAGTCGCTTTTTGAATGGTAGCTTGATTAATTGCTATAATAGCTGCCACTGTATTTGAAACTAAAATACATACCATAACGAAACTTGATACAGCCATACCTGTATTCCACTTTGGAAGACCCCAAGCAAATATTTGCGGAAATTGCACAAACTGAGTTACTTGAGATGGAATCGTAACTTTTCCTGCCATTAGAAAAAGAATCCATCCACTAATTAATCCTATTAAAACCGCATAACTTTTGACAAAACCTTTTCCAAAATTAGATAGTATAATAACGAACAAAAATATACTAAACGCGATTATCGCTGTAAATCCATCGATTTGGGAAGCAGTAGCAGTAATTCCTAGCATTCCTTTTAAAAATACACCGCTTAATTGTAAACATAATAAAAGTAAAAACGTCCCTGTCACAAGCGGCGTAAATAAAAATAAAATACGTCCGATAAAACCAGTTACTCCTAATCCTATTAAAATAACACCGGAAATTATCATTCCTAATTCTAAAATTTGCAATGTACTATGTAATTGGTTTTGCCCGACAGTTGCGTAAGCAAGTACGGTAAATACTCCAACCCAAGATCCAGCTGGTCCATCCGCAATTGGAAGTCTATGTCCAAGCCACCCTTGTAAAAAAGAAGATATACCAACTACAAAAAACGTACGCTGCATCAAATAAAATATTTCTCCCGTCGTAAGATGAAATAATCCGCCAACGACAATTGGTAATGCGATTGAATTCGCCAATAAAAATATAAACCATTGCAAGGTCCCCATAATATGATTTTGATTATGTTGATTGTCCAAATTTTTCATCCTTCCTAGCTAACCTATAAGAAATATATTTTAAACATAAAAAAGAAGAGTTCTACACTCACAATTAGAACCCTCCTCAACACATTCAAACGATTCTTTTACACAAGATTATTTAATTCCACCTCATTTAAACTACCAACAACAATATTTCCTTTATGTACAACGAAACGCTTCTCTGTTTGACGCGCTACCGCTTCAGCAGTACATGTTGCATTCGTCAAAACAAAACTCGCTTCATCTCCTACATTCGGCCATGCTCGCTTCCCATCATCGTTTAACGTTTCTTTTCCTCCCGTAATAAAGCGAAGTGCTTTTCCTAAAGACCTTTCATCACTCCATCCGAAACGTTCCGCTAATCGATTTGCCTTTTGCAGCATATCACCCGTTCCAAACGGTGACCAATGATCAGTAATACTATCATTTCCTAATGAAACTTTCACACCTTTTTTATCTAATAACGGAATTGGGATTACTTGTTTCCCAATCGGTACCGTTGAAGTAATATCGATATGTAAAGCCGCTAGTCTTTCCGCCACTTCTTCCGCTTCTTTATCCGTAACACCACCAAGTCCAAGCGCATGACTAATTGTTACGCGACCTTGCCATCCCGCTTCTTCTGTTAAATTTGCCAATCTCTTCATCGTAAACGTCCCAAGATTATTCGCATCATGCAGATGAATATCAACATCCGCATTAAATTCTACTGCGATATCCATAATGGTATGTAATGATTTTTCAATATCATTATCCACTGTAGCTGGATCCACTCCACCGACTAGATGCGCCCCCATACGCATCGCATCTTTCACAAGTTGCACAGAATTACTGCGCAATAATCCATGTTGCGGAAAAGCAACAATTCTACCAGAAACCTGATCTTTATATGTTTCCAACGCCGCTAACGTCGCCTCCAAATTACCAAGCCCAATAATCGGATCAACATTACAATGCGTTCTTATATTCGTCGCACCATTTCGGAGCAATAACGCTAGCATATTTTCCGCCCTATCTTGAGCAGTTGCTAATTGCTTCGGCAAAATTTTTTCTTCTTCATTAAAACGTGTAAAAATACTTTCTGCTGGCATGCAAGCTTTCCAAGGACCACTATAATACGTCTTATCAATGTGAATATGCATCTCTTCGAAAGCGGGCAAAATTAATAAACGATTCGCATCAAGAATGAGTACCCCTTCCTCTTGAACAGTCCCTGCTATGATTTTTTTAATTCGTCCCTCTTCAATAAGTAAACTACATAACTCTGTTTCTGTTTTTGAAATTCTCCCCTCTTCATATGTATACCCCGATTCAAGCGTTACATTAGTCAACCAATATACTGTCATCTCTATTTCCCCACCCTTTATTAAAAGTTACGTCTTACTATAATTTTAATATCAACTGAAAATTAAGACAATTAATATGACTGTTCCCTAAAAAAATGTAATACAACCTCATAGTCTTCTCATAAATTTCCATATAGAATAGAAGTATATAGTTTGATATAAAAAGGAGTTGATCGTAATATGTCAAAAAAATTATATAAATCGGAAACTGATAAAATGTTATTTGGTGTATGTGGTGGTTTAGGAGAATATTTTGATATTAGCTCTACTCTTATTCGTATCCTTTGGGTTATTGCTATTTTATGTTTCGGAACAGGTTTTTTAGTTTATTTCATTTGTTTATTCCTTATGCCACGTTCTTACTAATAACTTCATTCAATATATTTGAACAAAACATATAAAAAATCCCCTATAGTTTTTTCTATAGGGGATTTTTTCATGAAGAGTATTTCATCGTTAAATGTAATACTGCCACTTCATCTTCTTCATTTTTATAAATATGTTTCTTATTCGCTTCAAATTGAATGGAGTCAAACTCATTTAATTTGTATATATCATTCTCCACTTGAATCGATACTTTCCCCTTCATGACCGTTACAAGCTCAATAGCACCTTCATGATGAGCTTCTGGTTCATATATACTATTCGATCTCAAACAAGCACGGTGCATTTCCATTCCTGTTTCTTTCGTATAACGGAACATCGTTTCTAAGTGCCATGCTTGTCCCACATCTACTGCAAATCCTTCTCCGCAGCGCGCAACAGCTACAGGTTCTCCAACAACCATCAATCTCGATAAAGGAATCGATAATCCTTTCGTTATTTTCCAAATGACAGCTAACGTCGGATTCGTTTCGCCTCTTTCAATCTTTCCTAATGTTAATTTACTAACCCCTGTTTTTTGAGCTAATTCTTCTAAACTTAATTTTTGTTCATTTCGAATTTGTCTTAATAGCTGACCTACTTGCTGAATGACCTCTTTCGTTTGCATATCTTCATGTTCTTTCATCTATAAAACCACCTTAAAGTATAAAATAGTTTACTTTTATTATTTTTAAGTATATTATACTATACATAATCATCAAATTCCGAAAGGAGTGCTATACTTCATGCGCGCAATTTTATTAGGCCTTTTATCATCAGCCTTTTTTTCCGCAACCTTTATTATTAATAGAGCGATGAATGTATCTGGAACGAGCTGGGCTTGGACAGCTTCCTTCCGTTTTTTATTCGCTCTCCCTATTTTATTCCTTATCGTTTTATTTCGCAAAAACTTAAGGGGTTTATGGGAAGAATTAAAGAAACATCCATTAGCGTGGATCGGATGGGGTTCCGTTGCTGGTATTGGATTCTATTCTTTATTAAGTTTTGCAGCCGTCTTTTCTCCAGCGTGGCTCGTTGCTGGAACTTGGCAAGTTACGATATTAGCAGGTTTACTACTCTCGCCATTATTTTTCGTTAAAATAGAAACGAAATCAGGTACGAAACTTGTACGCGGAAAAATTCCACTTCGTAGTTTATATGTCGCATTATTTATTTTACTTGGTGTAATTTGTATGCAAGCAACTGCAGCAGGTCACATTACAATGACTCAGTTTATTTCAGGGTTTTTACCTGTCGTGTTAGCTGCTTTCTTATATCCGTTCGGCAATCGAAAAATGATGGAACTTGTTGGTGGACGTCTCGATACGTTCCAACGTGTATTAGGAATGGCGATTGGGAGTCTACCTATTACAATTTTACTTGGGGTATATGGATTTTCTACTACCGGTATTCCAACATCAAGCCAAATGTTGCAAGGTTTTTTGTTAGCATTATGTTCTGGCGTAATTGCAACGATGACATTTTTCTTTGCTACTGACTTAGCAAAAGACAATCTCGCTCTACTTGGAGCTGTTGAAGCAACGCAAGCTGGAACGATGGTCTTTACCGTTCTTGGTGAAATTATCTTCTTGAACGGTTCATTTCCTGGTGGGCTTTCCCTACTTGGAATGATTATTATTATGTTAGGAATGGTTGCAAATAGCGTATTAAATCGATCTGTTCCAGTCGTTAAACAGAAAAAAACAGCATAAAAAAAGAGTATGGTTCTATAACAAAGAACCATACTCTTTTTTATTGTCCCCCTATTTCGCCTTATCAGAATAGTATTTCATTAGCTGTTTATACTAAAACCTATGTTATAATACGTTTCATGCGCAATATTAGGAGGTAAATTATGTTAAAAAAAGCAATCGCTGAATTTATTGGTACATTCGTACTTGTATTATTCGGAACTGGAGTAGCTGTCATTGGCGGCGGAATCGAAGGAATTGGAACATTAGGAATCGCTATGGCTTTCGGTCTATCTATTGTGGCTATGGCATATAGCATCGGAACAATTTCTGGATGTCACATTAACCCAGCAGTATCAGTAGCTATGTTCATCAACAAAAGAATGAATGCTATGGAACTTTGTTATTATGTATTAGCTCAAATTTTAGGTGGTTTATTAGGAACTGCAACGTTAGTAACAATTTTAAAATCTGCTAAAACACCTTTAGATAATTTAGGACAAAATGGTTTTGGAACTCTTGGTTTATCTGGAGCATTTCTAGTTGAATTTATTTTAACTTTCGTATTCGTATTAGTGATCGTTGCTGTAACAGGTAAAAAAGGAAGTTCTTCTCTAGCAGGATTAGTAATTGGTTTCACATTAGTTTTAGTTCACTTATTAGGAATTCCGTTAACTGGAACTTCTGTTAACCCAGCTCGTAGTATCGCACCAGCTTTATTCGCTGGCGGAGAAGCACTTTCTCAACTATGGGTATTCATCGTTGCACCAATTCTTGGTGGTATCGTAGCAGCCATTGTTGGTAAATTCATTTTAAATACTGAAAAATAGAATTTTCAATATTTCCGAATAAAAAAAGGCGAGCCCTCATGATGAGGATGCTCGCTTTTTTACTCTTTCATTTTAGACTTTAAATTTGTAACTAATTGATCTACCGTTACATTTGCAAGTACGTTTTCCATCGCTTCTTGCGCCTGCATTAAAATAATTTCTAATACTGATTGAATATTAGCTCCTACTGGACATTCAATGTTGGGATTTTCATGGAAGGAAAATAGCTGTCCTTCTTCTACAACTTCCACTGCTTTATATACATCAAGTAATGTAATTTCTTCTAAATCACGAGCAAGTGTCGTACCACCTTTACCAGCTTGTACATCAACAAGTCCTGCTCTCTTCAACATTCCTGTAATGCGACGAATCACGACTGGATTTGTATTCACACTACCGGCAATCCATTCAGAGGTACAGCGAGAGTTTCGATCTATCGCAAGTAATGTCAGCATATGAACACCTACTGTAAAACGACTACTAATCCCCATCTGCACACCCTCCTTTGTATTCATTCTATTAAAAGACGACTCTTATTATTATATACTATTTTTAATTTATACATAAAGAAAAAGCATGATTTCAATAGGAAATCATGCTTTTCTCACATTATTGACGCTTTATGAATTTTGCTAAATCTTTAAATTTCACTTTATCGGAGTAATTCATTACACCATTTACGTAAATGCGGCTTGCAAGCATATTGACGATAGCGATAGTCACCAATAAAATGACTAAAGTCACAATAATCTCTACAGTTCCTGCTTCACCCGCTACAAGCCTCGAAAATGTAACCATAGGTGTAAAGAATGGAATATACGAACTAACTACAGCTAATGTACTATTAGGGTCAAATAGTGATTTAATACTAATGAAAAATGCTGCTATACCTAACATTGTAATTGGGAACGAAAGAGATTGCACATCCTCAATTTTTGATACAACAGCACCAACCGCTGCATATAACATTGCGTATAGTAAGTAGCCCGTAACAAAATATACAACGAACATACTAATTACTACAGCATCCAACTTAGAAAAGTCTAGTGCAAGTCCCACTAAAGATGCATTTTCTAGGTCTACCCAACCTAATAAATATGGTACAAGAAAACCGAGGGAAGCAGTAATAAGTAATAGTAAAGCACTAGAAACAATTGCTAAAATTTTGGCATGTAGCATTGTTAATGGTTTTACTTTCGGAAGCATTAACTCCATAACACGAGACGACTTTTCAGATGCTATCGTCGTCCCAATTGTAGTTCCAAACACAATAATAAACATATATAAGGCAAACGAGAAAACATAGCCAATCCCAAAGGAAGATGCATGATCCTTTACTGCCTCTTGTCTTAACGGAATTTCCATCTGTAACTGCTTTGCTACTTCTGCAGATACATTATTCTTTTCAATCATTACCGCTGTATATTGTTCTTTTAAATAACTCGCCATAAGTGTAGCAGTTGATTGACTCGGAAAACCACTATACATATACGTCACTTCCGGAATACCATTCTTTTCTGTAATACGGAATAGACCGTCTAAATCACCATCTTCTACTTGCTTACGTAACTCATTAAACTTATCCTTATTTTCTACAGTTACTTTAGCAGATGGAAGTAACTTTGTTAAATCACTTTCTTGCACTTTATACGTATCGCTTTCTGTTACTACAGCAAATTTATCTTTTCCTTTATCATTATCAGCAGTGAAATGATTAAACGCAAAAAGTCCAAACACAACTAAAAATAAAATCGCACTCGTAATTAATGATTTTTTAGATAAAAACGCTTCTCTAAAATAAAATGAAAATACGTGAGAAAATTTACGCATCGTTATTTCGCCCTCTCTACAAAGATTTCATTTAACGTCGGCTCTAACATTTTAAATTGTCGTAAGGTAACACCCTGTTCTTGTAATTGTTGTAAAATCTTTAGAGCTTCTGCATCATCTTGTACTTGCACATAAAGAAGGCCTTGTTGTTTTTCATACGATACATGAATAGATTCTAATCCCTTCTCATTCTCTTCTGTATCTTCAATCGTTAAATTGCGGAAACCGTATTCTTTTTTAATATCACTTAATTGGCCTTTTACGACAGCTTCGCCTTTTTTCAAAATACATACATGTTGGCAAAAAGCCTCTACTTGTTCCATACGATGACTAGATAAAATAATTGTCTTTCCGCTTTGCACTTGTTCTTCAATAATGCTAGCTAACATCCCAGCATTAACTGGATCCAACCCGCTAAATGGTTCATCTAAAATGAGAAGTTCTGGATTATGAAGAAGAGCAGCAATTAATTGAATTTTTTGCTGGTTTCCTTTTGAAAGTTCTCCTGCTGTTTTAAATTTATATTCTGGTATTGCTAATCGCTCTAACCAGTGATCAATAGCGAGATCTACTTCTTTCTTCGTCATGCCTTCTAATCTACCAAAATATCGTAACTGGTCTATTACTCTACTTTTCGTATATAAACCTCTTTCTTCTGGTAAATAACCAATCGTTATCCCACTATTCCCAAATGGTTTTCCATCCCATGTAATAGAGCCTTCATTAGGCGTTAATAATCCGAGAAGCATTTTGATTGTCGTAGTTTTTCCTGCACCATTTCGTCCAAGTAATCCTAACACTTCACCTTTTGGTAAAGAAATTTGCAAGCCGTTAACTGCTTTTGATGCCCCAAATAGTTTCGTTAAGTTTTGAATTTGTAAACTCAAAGTATAAAGCCTCCCCTTAGTTTCATTCATACTCTCTTTCAAAGACTATGTTTATTCCGGATAAAATATAGCACTACACTTCATCCTCTTACTATGTAACAGCATCTTAATCCATCATTTGTTCCATTTAGTTAAAATTGTAAATAATATCATTTCATTTGTCAATTATAATTGTCATTTCGACAACTAAACTTGTCAGAATGATTCCCATCATTTTTCCCATCTTTCTAATATAGGACATACTACTATATATACAAAAGACAATATGCAAATGTTCATAAAAAAAATATTATTTTTCGATATATAATATTAAATGATTTTCTAACATCAAGGAGGATACATATGAAGATGAAGAGGGGCATTACCACTTTATTATCTGTAGCAGTTCTATCTACATCACTTGTAGCATGTTCAGGAACACCAGAGAAAACAGTGGCAAAAGAAGAAAAAGTAAAATTAACAGACCAGCAATTAATGGCTGATTTATGGTATCAAACAGCTGGTGAAACGAAAGCACTTTACTACCAAGGATACAATATTGGTCAATTGAAGCTTGATGCAACTCTTGCAAAGGGAACAGAAAAAAAACCTGCTATCGTACTTGATTTAGATGAAACTGTTTTAGACAACAGTCCCCATCAAGCCATGAGCGTAAAAACAGGCAAAGGCTATCCGTATAAATGGGATGACTGGATTAATAAGGCTGAAGCCGAAGCCCTTCCAGGCGCAATTGATTTCTTAAAATATACCGAGTCTAAAGGTGTAGATATTTACTACATCTCAAATCGTAAAACGAACCAACTAGATGCAACAATTAAAAATCTTGAGCGTGTAGGTGCTCCTCAAGCAACGAAAGAACATATATTACTACAAGATCCGAAAGAAAAAGGAAAAGAAAAACGACGTGAACTCGTTTCTCAAACACATGATATCATCTTATTTTTCGGTGATAACTTATCTGATTTCACTGGTTTTGATGGAAAGTCTGTAAAAGATCGAAATCAAGCAGTAACAGATTCAAAAGCACAATTTGGTGAGAAGTTTATTATTTTCCCTAATCCGATGTATGGTGATTGGGAAGGCGCTTTATATGATTATGATTTCAAAAAATCAGATGCAGAAAAAGATAAAATCCGTCGCGACAACTTAAAATCATTTGATGCAAAATAAAGAGGATGGCATTCGCCATCCTCTTTATTTTACTTTCTCTGTTAAAGGCAAGATAAACACTTCCACCCGTCTATTCTTTGCCTTTCCTTCTTGTGTATCGTTTGGAGCAATTGAACGGTATTCTCCGTAACCAATCGCACTAAATTTTTCTGGTTGTAATTCTTTATTTTGGAGTAATACTTGCATAAAATTAACTGCCCGCTGCGTACTTAATTCCCAATTCGATGCAAACTGTGTATTGGAAATAGGGACATTATCCGTATGACCGGATACTGTAATTTCACGGGGGGACGCTGAAACAAGCAAGCTTGACATCTCTTTTGCAATCCCTAAAGATTCTAATTTCACATCTGCTTTCCCCGAATCAAACAGTACATTTTCTAATATTGTCACCATTAATCCCTTTTCAGTTAATTTAGTTTGAAAAGAAGAGGATAATTGCTTTTCATTAATATATTGATCAATCTTTTTTTGTAATGCTTTCAATTCATCCATTTCTTTTTTTTCTTTTTCTCTAGCTTCTTCTTGTTTTTTTGCTTGTTCTGCCTCAAGGCTACTTGCTGATAATTCCTTTTCATCATTTGGCTTCTGATCGCTTAAAAACTCTTTATTTCCTGTTCCACCTGCTAGTTCGCTTCGAAACGCTACTGCCATCTGTTTGAACTTCGCTGCATCTATACTACTCATTGCGAATAAAACGATGAACAATGCAAATAACAACGTTAACATATCAGAATATGGGATTAACCAAGTTTCATCGATATGTTCATCATGTTTTTTCTTTTTGCCTCTTCTATTTTTCTTACTCCGCATTTTGTTCTGCTCCTTTTTCTAGCTTTTTACGCTCAGTTGCAGAAAGTGAACCTAAAATGCGGTTCTTCATAATAAACGGATATGTACCTTCTTGTAACATTAATAAACAATCAATGATTAAACGTTTTTTCTCGATTTCAGCTGCGGATTTTTGTTTTAACTTATTTGCAAATGGATGCCATAATACATAACCTGAAAAAATACCAAAAATCGTTGCAATAAACGCACCTGAAATAGCATGTCCTAACTTTTCAATATCAGTTAAATTACCAAGCGCAGCTACAAGACCGATAACAGCACCTAAAACCCCTAATGTTGGTGCATACGTACCAGCTTGAGAAAAAATTGCCGCTCCTTTTGCATGCCTTTCTTCAATTGCTTCTAATTCAGCTTCTAAAATCTGTTCTAAATCTTCTGCAGATACGCCATCAATCACAAATTTCATACCACGCAAAAGAAATTCATCTTGAATTTTGTCTAATTGTTGTTCTAAAGACAAAATACCGTATTTTCTACTTTCAGATGTCCAATGAACAAACAATTCTAGCAACTGTTCATAACTTAAATCCTTTTTATTTGAACCAAAAAGAACTTTAAATAATTTTGGAACTCTTTTTAGTTGATTCATCGGAAATGCGATACATACTGCAGCAAATGTACCGATAAAAATAATTAATGCTGCGGCAGGATTCAATAAGGCATTTACGTCAGCGCCCTTGACGACCATCCCTACTACCACTGCTACAAATCCTAAAATAAGTCCAATAATTGTTGCAAAATCCATTCCCATTCACTCCTAGTCTATACAAGAAGTTCTTCATTCTCGATAATCGCTACATCTTCTTATATATATATATTACATAAAAAATGAATTTCATGAAAGATAAGAAATGAATTATATGAAAAAATACTACAATTTCACACATTTTC
This genomic interval carries:
- a CDS encoding purine/pyrimidine permease, coding for MKNLDNQHNQNHIMGTLQWFIFLLANSIALPIVVGGLFHLTTGEIFYLMQRTFFVVGISSFLQGWLGHRLPIADGPAGSWVGVFTVLAYATVGQNQLHSTLQILELGMIISGVILIGLGVTGFIGRILFLFTPLVTGTFLLLLCLQLSGVFLKGMLGITATASQIDGFTAIIAFSIFLFVIILSNFGKGFVKSYAVLIGLISGWILFLMAGKVTIPSQVTQFVQFPQIFAWGLPKWNTGMAVSSFVMVCILVSNTVAAIIAINQATIQKATIEQKQLKDGTWVGGISHIISSVFSTVGVVPLPATAGFIRLTKQKYIRSFLLACMLLVVMSMFPSIIRYLASLPSAVASAVLMASFVQLIGIGLNNIKQVELNERNVTILGVAVLFGSGVMFLPSGALQSLPSVMQYIFGNGLFVGTVVSILLEQIWRAEKQVDTKSERTV
- a CDS encoding amidohydrolase family protein, with the translated sequence MTVYWLTNVTLESGYTYEEGRISKTETELCSLLIEEGRIKKIIAGTVQEEGVLILDANRLLILPAFEEMHIHIDKTYYSGPWKACMPAESIFTRFNEEEKILPKQLATAQDRAENMLALLLRNGATNIRTHCNVDPIIGLGNLEATLAALETYKDQVSGRIVAFPQHGLLRSNSVQLVKDAMRMGAHLVGGVDPATVDNDIEKSLHTIMDIAVEFNADVDIHLHDANNLGTFTMKRLANLTEEAGWQGRVTISHALGLGGVTDKEAEEVAERLAALHIDITSTVPIGKQVIPIPLLDKKGVKVSLGNDSITDHWSPFGTGDMLQKANRLAERFGWSDERSLGKALRFITGGKETLNDDGKRAWPNVGDEASFVLTNATCTAEAVARQTEKRFVVHKGNIVVGSLNEVELNNLV
- the motB gene encoding flagellar motor protein MotB; this encodes MRSKKNRRGKKKKHDEHIDETWLIPYSDMLTLLFALFIVLFAMSSIDAAKFKQMAVAFRSELAGGTGNKEFLSDQKPNDEKELSASSLEAEQAKKQEEAREKEKKEMDELKALQKKIDQYINEKQLSSSFQTKLTEKGLMVTILENVLFDSGKADVKLESLGIAKEMSSLLVSASPREITVSGHTDNVPISNTQFASNWELSTQRAVNFMQVLLQNKELQPEKFSAIGYGEYRSIAPNDTQEGKAKNRRVEVFILPLTEKVK
- a CDS encoding PspC domain-containing protein; the encoded protein is MSKKLYKSETDKMLFGVCGGLGEYFDISSTLIRILWVIAILCFGTGFLVYFICLFLMPRSY
- a CDS encoding MIP/aquaporin family protein, coding for MLKKAIAEFIGTFVLVLFGTGVAVIGGGIEGIGTLGIAMAFGLSIVAMAYSIGTISGCHINPAVSVAMFINKRMNAMELCYYVLAQILGGLLGTATLVTILKSAKTPLDNLGQNGFGTLGLSGAFLVEFILTFVFVLVIVAVTGKKGSSSLAGLVIGFTLVLVHLLGIPLTGTSVNPARSIAPALFAGGEALSQLWVFIVAPILGGIVAAIVGKFILNTEK
- a CDS encoding helix-turn-helix domain-containing protein, with amino-acid sequence MKEHEDMQTKEVIQQVGQLLRQIRNEQKLSLEELAQKTGVSKLTLGKIERGETNPTLAVIWKITKGLSIPLSRLMVVGEPVAVARCGEGFAVDVGQAWHLETMFRYTKETGMEMHRACLRSNSIYEPEAHHEGAIELVTVMKGKVSIQVENDIYKLNEFDSIQFEANKKHIYKNEEDEVAVLHLTMKYSS
- a CDS encoding Rrf2 family transcriptional regulator, producing the protein MGISSRFTVGVHMLTLLAIDRNSRCTSEWIAGSVNTNPVVIRRITGMLKRAGLVDVQAGKGGTTLARDLEEITLLDVYKAVEVVEEGQLFSFHENPNIECPVGANIQSVLEIILMQAQEAMENVLANVTVDQLVTNLKSKMKE
- a CDS encoding ABC transporter permease, with translation MRKFSHVFSFYFREAFLSKKSLITSAILFLVVFGLFAFNHFTADNDKGKDKFAVVTESDTYKVQESDLTKLLPSAKVTVENKDKFNELRKQVEDGDLDGLFRITEKNGIPEVTYMYSGFPSQSTATLMASYLKEQYTAVMIEKNNVSAEVAKQLQMEIPLRQEAVKDHASSFGIGYVFSFALYMFIIVFGTTIGTTIASEKSSRVMELMLPKVKPLTMLHAKILAIVSSALLLLITASLGFLVPYLLGWVDLENASLVGLALDFSKLDAVVISMFVVYFVTGYLLYAMLYAAVGAVVSKIEDVQSLSFPITMLGIAAFFISIKSLFDPNSTLAVVSSYIPFFTPMVTFSRLVAGEAGTVEIIVTLVILLVTIAIVNMLASRIYVNGVMNYSDKVKFKDLAKFIKRQ
- the gerE gene encoding spore germination transcription factor GerE, which encodes MKEKAYQSKPLLTKREREVFELLVQDKTTKEIAGELFISEKTVRNHISNAMQKLGVKGRSQAVVELLRMGELEL
- a CDS encoding 5'-nucleotidase, lipoprotein e(P4) family produces the protein MKMKRGITTLLSVAVLSTSLVACSGTPEKTVAKEEKVKLTDQQLMADLWYQTAGETKALYYQGYNIGQLKLDATLAKGTEKKPAIVLDLDETVLDNSPHQAMSVKTGKGYPYKWDDWINKAEAEALPGAIDFLKYTESKGVDIYYISNRKTNQLDATIKNLERVGAPQATKEHILLQDPKEKGKEKRRELVSQTHDIILFFGDNLSDFTGFDGKSVKDRNQAVTDSKAQFGEKFIIFPNPMYGDWEGALYDYDFKKSDAEKDKIRRDNLKSFDAK
- a CDS encoding multidrug resistance efflux transporter family protein, with product MRAILLGLLSSAFFSATFIINRAMNVSGTSWAWTASFRFLFALPILFLIVLFRKNLRGLWEELKKHPLAWIGWGSVAGIGFYSLLSFAAVFSPAWLVAGTWQVTILAGLLLSPLFFVKIETKSGTKLVRGKIPLRSLYVALFILLGVICMQATAAGHITMTQFISGFLPVVLAAFLYPFGNRKMMELVGGRLDTFQRVLGMAIGSLPITILLGVYGFSTTGIPTSSQMLQGFLLALCSGVIATMTFFFATDLAKDNLALLGAVEATQAGTMVFTVLGEIIFLNGSFPGGLSLLGMIIIMLGMVANSVLNRSVPVVKQKKTA
- a CDS encoding ABC transporter ATP-binding protein gives rise to the protein MSLQIQNLTKLFGASKAVNGLQISLPKGEVLGLLGRNGAGKTTTIKMLLGLLTPNEGSITWDGKPFGNSGITIGYLPEERGLYTKSRVIDQLRYFGRLEGMTKKEVDLAIDHWLERLAIPEYKFKTAGELSKGNQQKIQLIAALLHNPELLILDEPFSGLDPVNAGMLASIIEEQVQSGKTIILSSHRMEQVEAFCQHVCILKKGEAVVKGQLSDIKKEYGFRNLTIEDTEENEKGLESIHVSYEKQQGLLYVQVQDDAEALKILQQLQEQGVTLRQFKMLEPTLNEIFVERAK